The Pseudomonadota bacterium genomic sequence CAAAATGCGCGTCGCAGATCCGCGGCGCCGAAGCGCCGGCTCGCCTGAGCCAGCTCGCGAGCCTTGAAGGCAGGAGCACCCGCCTGCTGGGCTGCCTGCTGCGGCAACGCCCCCCCCCTCAGCGCGCTCCGCATGCGCGCGAGCATCCGAAACTGGCGGGCCAAGAGCGCCAAGATGCGCAGCGCCGGCTCGCGATCGGCAAGCAGGGAAGCGACCGATCGCAGCGCCGTTGCTGCGTCTCGCTGGCTCACCGCGTCAACGAGGGTCCAGACCGATTCCACGCGCAGGTGCGACACGCACTGCTGCACCGCCTCCACGCCGACGCTCGCTCGAGGGCCCACGAACAGCGACAACCTCTCGATGGCGTCGTCGATCCCCGCCAGATCGTTGCCGGTGGCTTCGAGCAGCGCGGCGGCAGCCTCCGGCGAAAGCTGGTGCCCCCGGGCCGCGGCTTCGCTGCGTGCAAAAGCGGAAAGCTGTCCCGGCCGCAGGGGTGCCACGTCGACCCACAACCCGAGCTTCTTGGCTGCCCGGCTGAGCCGCGTGCCCCCGTGCAGCTTCTCAGCGGTCAGCACCAGGCACGTGGTCGGGCTTGGCTCCTTGAAGTACGCGACCAGGGGTTCGAGCTTCGCCGTGTCCGCGGACTCCAGGCCGCGGACGAGCACGAACCGCCTGCTGCTCATCATGGGCAGCGTGCGGGCTGCCTCCACGATCTGCGTTGCCGTAGATGCCTGGGCGTCGAAACGGTCTTCGTTCAAGCCCGCGAGGCCTTCGCCCAACACGGCCTTGCGCAGCCTCGCTACCGCCCGCTCTATCAGGAAGCGC encodes the following:
- the holA gene encoding DNA polymerase III subunit delta — encoded protein: MTIEELLRRASSGEAGAVHLLVGTERFLIERAVARLRKAVLGEGLAGLNEDRFDAQASTATQIVEAARTLPMMSSRRFVLVRGLESADTAKLEPLVAYFKEPSPTTCLVLTAEKLHGGTRLSRAAKKLGLWVDVAPLRPGQLSAFARSEAAARGHQLSPEAAAALLEATGNDLAGIDDAIERLSLFVGPRASVGVEAVQQCVSHLRVESVWTLVDAVSQRDAATALRSVASLLADREPALRILALLARQFRMLARMRSALRGGALPQQAAQQAGAPAFKARELAQASRRFGAADLRRAFCVLAQTDRKLKNTRQAPSTVLEGAVLRLCE